The following coding sequences lie in one Catharus ustulatus isolate bCatUst1 chromosome 5, bCatUst1.pri.v2, whole genome shotgun sequence genomic window:
- the FBXO41 gene encoding F-box only protein 41: MASLDLPYRCPRCGEHKRFRSLSSLRAHLEYNHTYETLYVLSKTNSICDAAVFPLAADGALLAPATRRDYFESTSFQGKDQRFSCDLVPAEELEPAPSASPSPRYVHEIEIPLSEIFTRGKAVAPAPAPPAAVDAAYEEGLARLKIRAFEKLEVDKRLEKLTEEVEQKIASQVGRLQVELDRKSSELEKAKQESLRLSREKQELEDRASELSRQVDVSVEMLASLKQDLVQKEQELTRKQQEVLQIDQFLKETAAREANAKVRLQHFIEELLDRADRAEKQLQIISSSCGTTPNGSLGRCGTPATKAIARAVPLRAQRERHPGPGVAVHGPYGVSNQRSSSSTGASSRAKAVSQSSGCYDSDSAELCPTDDTTDGQPYPGRGSGLRRQAIQNWHRRPYRNSTEGEEGDVSDVGSRTTESEAEGWEPEAPGSAAPRAPGSCRLTVATDAGCPTARPEGAGGKVCRLDRGSPGHSSEVISPEILKMRAALFCIFTYLDTKTLLRAAEVCKDWKFVARHPAVWTRVLLENARVSSKFLAMLSQWCTQMHSLTLQNLKPRQRGKKESKEDYMKSTRGCLEAGLESLLKATGSNLLILRISHCPNVLTDRSLWLASCYCRALQAVTYRSSTDPVGHEVIWALGAGCRDIISLQVAPLHPCQQPTRFSNRCLQMIGRCWPHLRALGVGGAGCGVQGLASLARNCMRLQVLELDHVAEINQEVAAEVCREGLKGLEMLVLTSTPVTPKALLHFNSVCRNLKSIVVQVGIVDYFKEPHSPEARKMFEEMVNKLQALRKRPGFSKILHIKVEGGC; the protein is encoded by the exons atgGCCTCGCTGGACCTGCCCTACCGCTGCCCGCGCTGCGGGGAGCACAAGCGCTTCCGCAGCCTGTCCTCGCTGCGCGCACACCTGGAGTACAACCACACCTACGAGACCCTCTACGTGCTCTCCAAGACCAACAGCATCTGCGACGCCGCCGTCTTCCCGCTGGCCGCCGACggggccctgctggccccggcCACGCGCAGGGACTACTTTGAGAGCACCTCCTTCCAGGGCAAGGACCAGCGCTTCTCCTGCGACCTGGTCCCCGCCGAGGAGCTGgagccggccccgtcggcctCGCCGTCGCCCCGCTACGTGCACGAGATCGAGATCCCGCTGAGCGAGATCTTCACCCGCGGCAAGGCCGTGGCgcccgcgccggccccgccggccgccgTGGACGCGGCCTACGAGGAGGGCCTGGCCCGCCTCAAGATCCGCGCCTTCGAGAAGCTGGAGGTGGACAAGAGGCTGGAGAAGCTGACGGAGGAGGTGGAGCAGAAGATCGCCTCGCAGGTGGGCCGGCTGCAGGTGGAGCTGGACCGCAAGAGCTCGGAGCTGGAGAAGGCCAAGCAGGAGAGCCTGCGGCTGAGCCGCgagaagcaggagctggaggaccGGGCGTCGGAGCTGTCCCGCCAGGTGGACGTCAGCGTGGAGATGCTGGCGTCCCTCAAGCAGGACCTggtgcagaaggagcaggagctcaccaggaagcagca ggaggtgctgcagaTCGACCAGTTCCTGAAGGAGACGGCGGCGCGCGAGGCCAACGCCAAGGTGCGGCTGCAGCACTTCATCGAGGAGCTGCTGGACCGCGCCGACCGCGCCGAGAAGCAGCTGCAGATCATCAGCAGCAGCTGCGGCACCACCCCCAACGGCAGCCTGGGCCGCTGCGGCACCCCGGCCACCAAGGCCATCGCCCGGGCCGTGCCACTGCGGGCACAG aGGGAGCGGCACCCGGGCCCGGGGGTGGCCGTGCACGGTCCCTACGGCGTGTCCAACCAGCGCTCCTCGTCCAGCACCGG agcctcgAGCCGGGCCAAGGCCGTGTCGCAGAGCTCGGGCTGCTACGACAGCGACAGCGCGGAGCTGTGTCCCACGGACGACACGACGGACGGACAGCCGTACCCGggccgcggctcggggctgcGCCGCCAGGCCATCCAGAACTGGCACCGCCGGCCCTACCGCAACAGCACCGAGGGCGAGGAGGGCGACGTGTCCGACGTGGGCTCCCGCACCACCGAGTCCGAGGCCGAGGGCTGGGAGCCGGAGGCGCCGGGATCCGCCGCGCCCCGAGCGCCCGGCAGCTGCCGCCTGACGG TGGCCACCGACGCCGGGTGTCCCACAGCCAGACCCGAGGGCGCCGGGGGCAAGGTGTGCCGGCTGGACAGGGGCAGCCCAGGCCACTCCAGCGAGGTGATCAGCCCCGAGATCCTCAAGATGAGAGCGGCTCTCTTCTGCATCTTCACCTACCTGGACACCAAGACCCTGCTGCGCGCGGCCGAGGTGTGCAAGGACTGGAAGTTCGTGGCCCGGCACCCGGCCGTGTGGACACGGGTGCTGCTGGAGAACGCCAGGGTGTCCTCCAAG TTCCTGGCCATGCTGTCCCAGTGGTGCACCCAGATGCATTCCCTCACCCTCCAAAACCTGAAGCCGCGCCAGCGGGGCAAGAAGGAGAGCAAGGAGGATTACATGAAGAGCACACG gggctgcctggaggcagggctggagtcGCTGCTGAAGGCCACGGGCAGTAACCTGCTGATCCTGCGCATCTCGCACTGCCCCAACGTGCTGACCGACCGCTCGCTCTGGCTGGCCAGCTGCTACTGCCGCGCCCTGCAGGCTGTCACCTACCG GAGCTCCACGGACCCCGTGGGCCATGAGGTGATCTGGGCCCttggagcaggctgcagggacatCATCTCCCTCCAGGTCGCACCTCTGCACCCCTG ccagcagccgACGCGCTTCAGCAACCGCTGCCTGCAGATGATCGGGCGCTGCTGGCCACACCTGCGGGCACTCGGCGTGGGAGGGGCCGGCTGCGGGGTGCAGGGGCTGGCCTCCCTAG cccgGAACTGCAtgaggctgcaggtgctggagctggaccATGTGGCCGAGATCAACCAGGAGGTGGCTGCTGAGGTGTGCCGGGAGGGGCTCAAGGGGCTGGAGATGCTGGTGCTCACGTCCACGCCGGTGACCCCCAAAGCCCTGCTGCACTTCAACA gtgtgtgccGGAACCTCAAGTCCATCGTGGTGCAGGTGGGGATTGTGGATTACTTCAAGgagccccacagccctgaggcCAGGAAGATGTTTGAAGAAATGGTGAACAAACTCCAG GCCCTGAGGAAAAGACCCGGCTTCTCCAAGATTTTACACATCAAGGTGGAAGGAGGCTGTTAG